One Hyphomicrobium sp. CS1GBMeth3 DNA segment encodes these proteins:
- a CDS encoding MBL fold metallo-hydrolase, translated as MTTSPIRPSRRNFLATAASLTAAPLVSGLATPAVAAAPSLGAWQPKYWRYKVGSFEITTISDSEVFIDGPFPLIGANATEPDVKQLMRDNLLPEARYQPGFSPTLVNTGRELILFDTGNGENGFVKRPDGGWLAANLAQAGFKPEDVDIVVLSHGHPDHVGGVIEGGKPLFPNARYYIGQIEYDFWAPEGKHTGEIEGMAAVFRTNTKPVADRFTFLKPGDDVVPGIRAVEAYGHTPGHLNFHIESEGRAIYFWGDCAHHQVASLARPDWHCVFDIDREQAAITRKRVYDKLATDRIPIIGYHMPFPSVGYLERDGQSAYRWLPHSYQLNL; from the coding sequence ATGACGACAAGCCCCATCCGCCCGAGCCGCCGCAACTTTCTCGCCACCGCTGCGAGTCTCACGGCAGCCCCCCTCGTCTCCGGCCTTGCGACGCCGGCGGTCGCCGCCGCGCCCAGCCTCGGCGCATGGCAGCCGAAATACTGGCGCTACAAGGTCGGCAGCTTCGAGATCACCACCATCTCGGATTCGGAGGTCTTCATCGACGGCCCCTTCCCACTCATCGGCGCCAACGCGACCGAGCCTGACGTCAAACAGCTGATGCGCGACAATCTGCTGCCGGAGGCGCGCTACCAGCCAGGCTTCTCTCCGACACTCGTCAACACCGGCCGCGAGCTCATCCTGTTCGACACCGGCAACGGCGAGAACGGCTTCGTGAAGCGCCCCGACGGCGGCTGGCTCGCGGCCAATCTCGCGCAAGCGGGCTTCAAGCCGGAAGACGTCGATATCGTCGTGCTGAGCCACGGTCATCCCGACCACGTCGGCGGCGTGATCGAGGGCGGAAAGCCGCTCTTTCCCAACGCGCGCTACTATATCGGCCAGATCGAGTACGACTTCTGGGCACCCGAAGGGAAGCACACCGGCGAGATCGAGGGCATGGCCGCCGTGTTCCGTACCAACACCAAGCCTGTCGCCGACCGTTTCACGTTCCTGAAGCCCGGCGACGACGTCGTGCCCGGCATCCGCGCCGTCGAGGCCTATGGCCACACGCCGGGCCATCTGAACTTCCATATCGAGAGTGAAGGCCGCGCGATCTACTTCTGGGGCGACTGCGCGCACCATCAGGTGGCCTCGCTGGCACGCCCGGATTGGCATTGTGTGTTCGACATCGACAGGGAGCAGGCAGCTATCACGCGCAAACGCGTCTACGACAAGCTCGCAACCGACCGCATTCCCATCATCGGCTATCACATGCCGTTTCCGTCGGTAGGCTACCTGGAGCGCGACGGACAATCAGCATACCGCTGGCTTCCGCACAGCTATCAGCTCAATCTCTGA